The genomic region CTGCTTCGAGGCCTGTAATGGCCCCGAGACAGAAAGGTTCTCATTTTTATATTAGGCTTTCGCCGCTACATGCTCTTCGATCAATGTGCCTACCAGCGATACGGCCTCGTCGATCTCTTCTTTGCTCACATACAGGTTCGGAAGCAAACGAATCACATTCGGTCCTGCAGAGACGAACAAGATACCGCGTTTTTGCCCAGCAAGCACAATATCACCTACCGGCTCAGCACATTCAATACCGACCAACAATCCCAAGCCACGTACTTCCTTCACAAAGGAATTGCCCGCCAAACGATTCCGCAGGGAGCTCATCAGGTATTCACCCATCTCCGCTGCGCGCTCTGGCAAACGATCTTCCAGCATCGTTTCGATTGTTGCGATTACAACGGATGAAGCAAGTGGTGTTCCTCCAAACGTTGTCGCATGACTGCCTGGCGTGAACGCATCCCGCAGGAAGCCTTTACCCAACATCGCGCCTACAGGGAAACCACTACCGATACCTTTGGCAACGGTGAACACATCCGGCTCAATACCATAATGTTCATGCGCAAACAGTTTACCTGTACGTCCCATTCCCGTTTGTACTTCATCGACAATCAACAGCAACCCGTGCTCGTCACACAGTTTCCGTACATGCTTGACGAATTCAGGTTCAACTGGATATACACCACCCTCGGCCTGAACCATTTCCAGCATAATCGCTGCTGTGTTGGGTCCGATTGCCGCTTCAAGTGCAAGAATATCATGTAAAGGTACGGTTACAAATCCGGCTGGCAATGGCAAAAATCCTTCTTTCACCTTATCCTGTCCGGTTGCTGTCAGCGTTGCGAGCGTCCGTCCATGGAAGGACTGGGCAAAGGTGATCACTTCATAGCGATCTGTGCCTTTCACCTTCTGGTGATAACGACGGGCTACTTTGATTGCCGCTTCGTTCGCTTCGGCACCACTGTTACAGAAGAACACCGCGTCAGCGCATGTATTGGCTGTCAGCAATGCTGCTGCTTTCTCCTGGCCCGGAATCTGGAACAGGTTGGACACATGCCACAGCTCATCAATCTGAGCTTTCAGCTTGGCTCCGACTTTCTCCGGTGCATGGCCCAGGCTAGTTACAGCGAGGCCACACATGAAATCGAGATATCGGTTACCCTGATCATCCCACAACCAGCTGCCTTTCCCTTTGACCAGACTGATTGGATAACGTGCATACGTTTGGAAAAGCGAGCTTTCC from Paenibacillus sp. FSL R5-0341 harbors:
- a CDS encoding aspartate aminotransferase family protein — encoded protein: MAKGNEQPGSGTAVAGATATGAAAQTESSLFQTYARYPISLVKGKGSWLWDDQGNRYLDFMCGLAVTSLGHAPEKVGAKLKAQIDELWHVSNLFQIPGQEKAAALLTANTCADAVFFCNSGAEANEAAIKVARRYHQKVKGTDRYEVITFAQSFHGRTLATLTATGQDKVKEGFLPLPAGFVTVPLHDILALEAAIGPNTAAIMLEMVQAEGGVYPVEPEFVKHVRKLCDEHGLLLIVDEVQTGMGRTGKLFAHEHYGIEPDVFTVAKGIGSGFPVGAMLGKGFLRDAFTPGSHATTFGGTPLASSVVIATIETMLEDRLPERAAEMGEYLMSSLRNRLAGNSFVKEVRGLGLLVGIECAEPVGDIVLAGQKRGILFVSAGPNVIRLLPNLYVSKEEIDEAVSLVGTLIEEHVAAKA